The following DNA comes from Peribacillus sp. FSL E2-0218.
AGAAAACCCAATGAAGGGTGCCAACCGCAATTCAAAGCAGGGCAGAAAAGGAAGAAGTTAATGAATAAGGACAAGCGGCCCCAAGCGGAAAAACAGATCGGAGAACATGTACGGACAGAATTCGGAATGGAATTCAGCGGTGACATGAACGCAACCAAGATTTATGAAATATTGGCAAAAGAAAATAAAAAGCGGGATAATAAGTAAAAAAAGGGGACGGATCCATTTTGGATCCGTCCTTGTTCTTACAATACAGAAATTCCTGAATCGGGCATGGCGAAGACCTTTGAGCCATTACCGCCCGGATCGAAATAAGTGAGCATGATCGAAGGCTTCTCGATGATGGTTCCCTCAGTTAAATAGATACCCAAATCAAAAGGGAGGGCCTCAAGCAATGTATGTTTGTGGATTTCCTTTTCATTAAGCCCCAAGGCTGAATATTTGTCCCCAAGCAGCTCAGGTTCGGATAAGATGGCATCATAAATCTCTTTCCGCCCTTGTTTGTCCAGTGATGGTTCCCACCATGGTTTACGCGGCTTGAATTTTTGATTATTGAAATAATCCAACTTCATGAGACCTGTAATAGTTTCCAGCTGACTCGGCTCACGGAATGCCAGAAACTGCAGCAGCCGTTTGAATAAGTCCTCCAATTGATGTCCGATACGGGACCACCCTTGTTGATCCCAAAATGTTCCGAAGGCCTGAAAAAAGTCAAAGGGTGATTGAAAGACCGTGTTGACCAGGTATTCAGTCGCATGATCCATCCTATGATCATTCCAGTACTTTTCAAGAACATCCTCCACTTGCTTGATCCGCACGATATCATCAAAGGACAAAACATTATTCCCGAGAATTTCATAGGGTGCATGTTCACTGTAAATATACCGATGTTCATCGGCACGTATCCTCAACCCAGTCCCGCGGAGCATTTTCAAAAAGCCAAGTTGCATCTCTTCTGGTCTGAGTGCGAAAACATCATTGAAGGTCTTTTTGAAGGTTAGATAATCTTCTTCAGGTAAACCGGCAATCAAATCTAAGTGCTGATCTATTTTCTTGCCTTCTTTCACCATCGTAACGGTCCTGGTCAGTTTTTCGAAGTTTTGTCTTCGCATGACGAGATCATTCGTATGGTCGTTTGTTGATTGTACACCGATTTCAAAGCGGAACAGCCCTGCGGGAGCCTTGTCGTTCAAAAACTGGATAACCTCCGGACGCATGATGTCTGCAGTGATTTCAAACTGGAACACCACTCCCGGCTGATGTTCATCAATCAAGAATTGGAACATATCCATCGCATAGCTTCGGCTGATATTAAAGGTCCGATCAACGAATTTAATGGTCTTTGCCCCATTATTCATCAAGTACCTGATATCTTCCTTAATCTTTTCACGGTCAAAATACCTGACACCCACTTCGATGGAGGAAAGGCAAAATTGGCAGCTGAACGGACAGCCGCGGCTGGTTTCGATATAGGTGACCCGCTTGGATAGATCACGGCGGTCTTCTTCCAAACGATAGGGGGTAGGAAGCGATTTGAGATCAACCTTGCCGTTCTGCGGCTGGATGATTTTTTTTCCGTCCTCCCGATAGGCGATGCCGCCAATCCTCTTATAGTCTTGTGATCCTTCTATTTCAGATAAAAGGGACTTGAAGGTGACCTCACCTTCTCCCATTACGATAAAATCAGCTCCGGGAATTTGGTCAAGCCAATCGTTAACATCATATGTAACTTCAGGCCCCCCGAGAATGATGATTAATTCTGGATTGATTTTTTTAAGCATGGCTATGACTTTCATCGTTTCCTCGATATTCCAGATATAACAGCTGAATCCGACGACATCAGGTTTTTTGGAATGAAGGTCACCTACAATGTTCATGATCGGGTCTTTTATCGTATATTCCGCCAGCTGCACCTCATAATCCGGCTGGGCATACGCCTTTAAATATCGTATCGAGAGCGATGTATGGATATATTTTGCGTTAAGGGTACTAATGATTATATTCATCATGAAGAAACGCCTGTCTCCTTTCATGTTCTAATTAAGACAGTAAATACTAACGAGTAATTCTACCATAGCCTACACCATTTGAAAAACGGATAACCAGAATTATTATTTTATAAACCATCAGTGAAAAGGGACTCCGCAACCTGAACGTTGGAAGCCCGCTTCATTATTATCGAGATTACTGAAACGAAAGGTGTCAGACTCCCACTTGGGAATGTCGTACATAGGGGGGATCTCCCAAGCGCTAGGGAGAAAGCGCCCGGAACGTCCGCTAAAAAGCTTGTGCCGGATTGTGTGCAATGAAAAGGGGAGTATCAAAAGAATGCAGGTGAACTTCATTATCCTCGAGTTCACCTGCATTCATAACAGCTTTCTTTTAAAAAGCTTGTTTTATATATTCTTTCGTTCTCGTCATGAACCGTTTTGTTTTGGTGGCCTTCAGTTCTATGATTGGCTGGGCCATGGTTGCGATCATCTCGCTTGATAACAGGACCGTGATCAAGAATGATAGGCAGGCAAGCATGATGAAGCTTTCCGTATTACTGAAATAGTCATGTATCGTACTCTCACGGAAGAATCGAATGAAGAATCCATGCAGCAGATAAACATATAAAGTTTGCTTACCCCAATTGGTAAAGAAATACTGTCCCCGCGGGATGAAGGATAAGAAGCTGAACACGGAAATGAGGCTTAACCCGTAAAACCCAAGGCGTTTGAACATCGACACGATCGTTGCATCTTCCAGCTCGGCATATGGCTTGGAACCGAGCAGCCATTTATAATTGATATCGGTATTTAAATAAAAGCCGATGAATATCACTAACATGACACCAAGGGAAGCGAAACGAACTTTTGGTGTAAATAATTTCTTTAGATGGTCCTTACTTAAATGATAGCCGATTAAGAACATCGGGAAAAAAACGAAAGTCCTTGAGAGACTAAGGTAATTGGAGATATTGTCCATATAACCAATCAATAAGGCGATCATAATCGATAAACCTATCCCTATTGATGGTTTTAGCTTTGAAAATCCAAGCAGCATGATGTTCCAGCAAAATAGACTAATCAAGAACCAAAGAGACCACTGCGGATCAAGCAAGTCAACAGTGAGGGCAGACCTTTGATAAAGGAAATAATAATAAACGGCATATATTAATTGAAAGATGACGTAAGGTAAAATCAATTTTTTCGTAATTTTAGCTAAATATCCTTTTTGATAGAAGCCTTTTGCAAAGAACCCCGAAACTAGGATAAAGGCTGGCATGTGAAAGGAATAAATGGTTTTATATAAAGCGTAAATCGTTTCATTATCATGGATATACGTATTAAGCAAATGTCCAAAAACGACAAATGCCATAAGAATGAACTTGGCATTATCAAAGAAAAAATCGCGTTGTTTCATAGTTGCCTCCATTTAAGAGAATTTTAAGGTAGCTAGAAAGCATTGTTATTTTTATACCCTAATTTTGTAGTGGGGAATCATGATTTATTAAATTAATTTTATGATTTCATTCTTAATTTAAGCTTAACGCTAAATTTTATCGGATTCAACATACGATAATTTGACATGAAGGGAAATACTGGATTTCAAAATTGCGATTA
Coding sequences within:
- a CDS encoding acyltransferase family protein encodes the protein MKQRDFFFDNAKFILMAFVVFGHLLNTYIHDNETIYALYKTIYSFHMPAFILVSGFFAKGFYQKGYLAKITKKLILPYVIFQLIYAVYYYFLYQRSALTVDLLDPQWSLWFLISLFCWNIMLLGFSKLKPSIGIGLSIMIALLIGYMDNISNYLSLSRTFVFFPMFLIGYHLSKDHLKKLFTPKVRFASLGVMLVIFIGFYLNTDINYKWLLGSKPYAELEDATIVSMFKRLGFYGLSLISVFSFLSFIPRGQYFFTNWGKQTLYVYLLHGFFIRFFRESTIHDYFSNTESFIMLACLSFLITVLLSSEMIATMAQPIIELKATKTKRFMTRTKEYIKQAF
- a CDS encoding B12-binding domain-containing radical SAM protein, translating into MNIIISTLNAKYIHTSLSIRYLKAYAQPDYEVQLAEYTIKDPIMNIVGDLHSKKPDVVGFSCYIWNIEETMKVIAMLKKINPELIIILGGPEVTYDVNDWLDQIPGADFIVMGEGEVTFKSLLSEIEGSQDYKRIGGIAYREDGKKIIQPQNGKVDLKSLPTPYRLEEDRRDLSKRVTYIETSRGCPFSCQFCLSSIEVGVRYFDREKIKEDIRYLMNNGAKTIKFVDRTFNISRSYAMDMFQFLIDEHQPGVVFQFEITADIMRPEVIQFLNDKAPAGLFRFEIGVQSTNDHTNDLVMRRQNFEKLTRTVTMVKEGKKIDQHLDLIAGLPEEDYLTFKKTFNDVFALRPEEMQLGFLKMLRGTGLRIRADEHRYIYSEHAPYEILGNNVLSFDDIVRIKQVEDVLEKYWNDHRMDHATEYLVNTVFQSPFDFFQAFGTFWDQQGWSRIGHQLEDLFKRLLQFLAFREPSQLETITGLMKLDYFNNQKFKPRKPWWEPSLDKQGRKEIYDAILSEPELLGDKYSALGLNEKEIHKHTLLEALPFDLGIYLTEGTIIEKPSIMLTYFDPGGNGSKVFAMPDSGISVL